One stretch of Nicotiana tabacum cultivar K326 chromosome 18, ASM71507v2, whole genome shotgun sequence DNA includes these proteins:
- the LOC107826390 gene encoding elongation factor 1-alpha yields the protein MGKEKFHINIVVIGHVDSGKSTTTGHLIYKLGGIDKRVIERFEKEAAEMNKRSFKYAWVLDKLKAERERGITIDIALWKFETTKYYCTVIDAPGHRDFIKNMITGTSQADCAVLIIDSTTGGFEAGISKDGQTREHALLAFTLGVKQMICCCNKMDATTPKYSKARYDEIVKEVSSYLKKVGYNPDKIPFVPISGFEGDNMIERSTNLDWYKGPTLLEALDQINEPKRPSDKPLRLPLQDVYKIGGIGTVPVGRVETGVLKPGMVVTFGPTGLTTEVKSVEMHHEALQEALPGDNVGFNVKNVAVKDLKRGFVASNSKDDPAKGAASFTSQVIIMNHPGQIGNGYAPVLDCHTSHIAVKFAEILTKIDRRSGKEIEKEPKFLKNGDAGMVKMIPTKPMVVETFSEYPPLGRFAVRDMRQTVAVGVIKNVDKKDPTGAKVTKAAQKKK from the exons ATGGGTAAAGAGAAATTTCACATCAACATTGTGGTCATTGGCCACGTCGACTCTGGTAAGTCCACTACCACTGGTCACTTGATCTACAAGCTTGGTGGTATTGACAAGCGTGTCATTGAGAGGTTTGAGAAAGAAGCTGCTGAGATGAACAAGAGGTCATTCAAGTATGCCTGGGTGCTTGACAAGCTCAAGGCTGAGCGTGAGCGTGGTATCACCATTGATATTGCCTTGTGGAAGTTTGAGACCACCAAGTACTACTGCACTGTGATTGATGCTCCTGGACACAGGGACTTCATCAAGAATATGATTACTGGTACCTCCCAAGCTGACTGTGCTGTCCTGATTATTGACTCCACCACTGGTGGTTTTGAAGCTGGTATCTCTAAGGATGGACAGACCCGTGAACATGCATTGCTTGCTTTCACCCTTGGTGTCAAGCAAATGATTTGCTGCTGTAACAAG ATGGATGCTACCACCCCCAAGTACTCCAAGGCTAGGTATGATGAAATCGTGAAGGAGGTTTCTTCCTACCTCAAGAAGGTAGGATACAACCCTGATAAAATCCCCTTTGTCCCCATCTCTGGTTTCGAGGGTGATAACATGATCGAAAGATCAACCAACCTTGACTGGTACAAGGGCCCAACTCTTCTTGAGGCTCTTGACCAGATCAATGAGCCCAAGAGGCCCTCAGACAAGCCCCTCAGGCTCCCACTTCAGGATGTGTACAAGATTGGTGGTATTGGTACTGTCCCTGTTGGTCGTGTGGAAACCGGTGTCCTCAAGCCTGGTATGGTTGTGACTTTTGGTCCCACTGGTCTGACCACTGAAGTTAAATCTGTTGAGATGCACCACGAAGCTCTTCAGGAGGCACTTCCTGGTGACAATGTTGGATTCAACGTCAAGAACGTTGCAGTTAAGGATCTCAAGCGTGGGTTTGTTGCTTCAAACTCCAAGGATGACCCAGCTAAGGGTGCTGCCAGCTTTACCTCCCAAGTCATCATCATGAACCATCCAGGACAGATTGGAAATGGATATGCTCCAGTGCTTGACTGCCACACCTCCCACATTGCTGTCAAGTTTGCAGAAATTTTGACCAAGATCGACAGGCGTTCTGGTAAGGAGATTGAGAAGGAGCCCAAGTTCTTGAAGAATGGTGATGCTGGTATGGTTAAGATGATTCCCACCAAGCCCATGGTTGTTGAGACCTTCTCTGAGTACCCACCATTGGGACGTTTTGCTGTGAGGGACATGCGTCAAACTGTTGCTGTTGGTGTTATCAAGAACGTTGACAAGAAGGACCCAACTGGTGCCAAGGTCACCAAGGCTGCTCAGAAGAAGAAATGA